Proteins encoded together in one Gallus gallus isolate bGalGal1 chromosome 18, bGalGal1.mat.broiler.GRCg7b, whole genome shotgun sequence window:
- the MRPS7 gene encoding 28S ribosomal protein S7, mitochondrial, with translation MAAPTAAGLCPRLRAWLPRLTQVRWSRYNPSFLEPEVNKELYQKPFNELSEEEKEKQELKAVHPIKAAPPSISSSVFSDPMISKFTNMMMKDGNKVLARSLMAQTLENIKRKQLEKYHRAPDDEKERVECNPYVIFHQALKNCQPIIGLSNITRGGKTYQVPVPLKDNRKRFLAMKWLITECRENKHRRTLMPEKLSEELIQAFNNEGPIIKKKHVLHKMAEANRAYAHFRWW, from the exons GCTGACACAGGTGAGATGGAGTCGCTACAACCCCAGCTTCCTAGAGCCAGAAGTGAACAAAGAATTGTATCAGAAACCTTTTAATGAGTtgtctgaagaggaaaaggaaaagcaagagcTTAAGGCTGTTCATCCCATAAAAGCAGCTCCTCCCAGTATCTCCAGCTCCGTTTTCAGCGATCCTATGATCAG TAAATTCACCAATATGATGATGAAGGATGGAAATAAAGTGCTGGCCAGAAGCCTCATGGCTCAG ACTCTAGAGAACATTAAGAGGAAGCAACTGGAAAAGTACCACAGAGCTCCAGATGATGAGAAGGAGAGAGTTGAATGCAACCCTTATGTCATTTTCCACCAGGCTCTGAAAAACTGCCAGCCTATCATTGGACTCAGCAACATCACAAGAGGTGGCAAAACCTACCAG GTCCCAGTCCCTTTGAAGGACAACCGGAAGCGCTTCTTGGCCATGAAGTGGTTAATCACCGAGTGCAGGGAGAACAAGCACCGCCGGACACTGATGCCTGAGAAGCTCTCTGAGGAGCTGATCCAGGCCTTCAACAATGAAGGACCCATCATCAAGAAGAAGCACGTGTTGCACAAGATGGCAGAGGCCAACCGGGCTTATGCCCACTTCCGCTGGTGGTAG
- the SLC25A19 gene encoding mitochondrial thiamine pyrophosphate carrier isoform X4, whose translation MVGYDPEAKCVSTVEAAAAGSASGFVTRVLISPLDVIKIRFQLQIERLSSKTPGAKYHGILQAVRCIFQEEGMLAFWKGHVPAQLLSVGYGAVQFMAFESLTKLVHNVTSYNARNSFVHFICGGLSACTATVAVQPVDTLRTRFAAQGEPKVYHNLHHAVVTMYQTEGPRTFYRGLTPTVIAVFPYAGFQFSFYNILQQFSERMIPDEGKEGGNVKNLVCGSCAGIISKTLTYPFDLVKKRLQVGGFEHARAAFGQSEGDGNQ comes from the exons ATGGTCGGCTATGACCCAGAGGCAAAGTGTGTCTCCACGgtggaagcagctgcagcaggatcAGCATCGGGCTTCGTCACTCGGGTCCTGATCAGCCCTTTGGACGTCATCAAGATCCGCTTTCAG cTTCAAATTGAGCGGCTCTCCTCCAAAACTCCAGGGGCTAAATATCATGGCATCTTGCAGGCTGTACGGTGCATATTCCAGGAGGAGGGGATGCTAGCCTTCTGGAAGGGTCACGTTCCTGCACAGCTCCTTTCAGTTGGCTATGGAGCTGTTCAG TTCATGGCTTTTGAAAGCTTGACCAAACTGGTGCACAACGTCACCTCATACAATGCCCGCAATTCCTTTGTGCACTTCATCTGTGGTGGACTATCAGCTTGCACAGCCACTGTTGCAGTTCAGCCTGTTGACACACTACGTACCCGTTTTGCTGCTCAGGGTGAGCCTAAG GTCTATCACAACCTTCACCACGCAGTGGTGACCATGTACCAGACAGAAGGGCCTCGGACTTTCTATAGAGGTCTGACCCCTACAGTCATTGCTGTCTTCCCATATGCTGGTTTCCAATTCTCCTTCTACAATATTCTGCAACAATTTTCAGAACGGATGATTCcagatgaaggaaaagaaggag gCAATGTTAAAAACCTTGTTtgtggcagctgtgctggaatCATCAGTAAAACCCTCACTTACCCTTTTGACCTAGTCAAAAAACGACTGCAAGTGGGTGGCTTTGAGCATGCCCGAGCAGCCTTTGGGCAG AGTGAAGGAGATGGAAACCAATAG
- the SLC25A19 gene encoding mitochondrial thiamine pyrophosphate carrier isoform X1, with amino-acid sequence MVGYDPEAKCVSTVEAAAAGSASGFVTRVLISPLDVIKIRFQLQIERLSSKTPGAKYHGILQAVRCIFQEEGMLAFWKGHVPAQLLSVGYGAVQFMAFESLTKLVHNVTSYNARNSFVHFICGGLSACTATVAVQPVDTLRTRFAAQGEPKVYHNLHHAVVTMYQTEGPRTFYRGLTPTVIAVFPYAGFQFSFYNILQQFSERMIPDEGKEGGNVKNLVCGSCAGIISKTLTYPFDLVKKRLQVGGFEHARAAFGQVRIYRGLLDCIRQIMQEEGPGGFFKGLSPSLLKAAVSTGLIFFTYELFCSLLCALKNADSPKRKEG; translated from the exons ATGGTCGGCTATGACCCAGAGGCAAAGTGTGTCTCCACGgtggaagcagctgcagcaggatcAGCATCGGGCTTCGTCACTCGGGTCCTGATCAGCCCTTTGGACGTCATCAAGATCCGCTTTCAG cTTCAAATTGAGCGGCTCTCCTCCAAAACTCCAGGGGCTAAATATCATGGCATCTTGCAGGCTGTACGGTGCATATTCCAGGAGGAGGGGATGCTAGCCTTCTGGAAGGGTCACGTTCCTGCACAGCTCCTTTCAGTTGGCTATGGAGCTGTTCAG TTCATGGCTTTTGAAAGCTTGACCAAACTGGTGCACAACGTCACCTCATACAATGCCCGCAATTCCTTTGTGCACTTCATCTGTGGTGGACTATCAGCTTGCACAGCCACTGTTGCAGTTCAGCCTGTTGACACACTACGTACCCGTTTTGCTGCTCAGGGTGAGCCTAAG GTCTATCACAACCTTCACCACGCAGTGGTGACCATGTACCAGACAGAAGGGCCTCGGACTTTCTATAGAGGTCTGACCCCTACAGTCATTGCTGTCTTCCCATATGCTGGTTTCCAATTCTCCTTCTACAATATTCTGCAACAATTTTCAGAACGGATGATTCcagatgaaggaaaagaaggag gCAATGTTAAAAACCTTGTTtgtggcagctgtgctggaatCATCAGTAAAACCCTCACTTACCCTTTTGACCTAGTCAAAAAACGACTGCAAGTGGGTGGCTTTGAGCATGCCCGAGCAGCCTTTGGGCAG GTGCGGATATATAGGGGTCTACTGGACTGCATAAGGCAGATCATGCAAGAGGAGGGCCCGGGTGGATTCTTTAAGGGCCTTTCACCCAGCTTGCTGAAGGCTGCTGTCTCTACTGGTCTCATCTTCTTTACTTATGAGCtgttctgcagcctgctgtgtgcCCTGAAGAATGCAGACAGCCCTAAGAGGAAGGAAGGCTGA
- the SLC25A19 gene encoding mitochondrial thiamine pyrophosphate carrier isoform X3 → MVGYDPEAKCVSTVEAAAAGSASGFVTRVLISPLDVIKIRFQLQIERLSSKTPGAKYHGILQAVRCIFQEEGMLAFWKGHVPAQLLSVGYGAVQVYHNLHHAVVTMYQTEGPRTFYRGLTPTVIAVFPYAGFQFSFYNILQQFSERMIPDEGKEGGNVKNLVCGSCAGIISKTLTYPFDLVKKRLQVGGFEHARAAFGQVRIYRGLLDCIRQIMQEEGPGGFFKGLSPSLLKAAVSTGLIFFTYELFCSLLCALKNADSPKRKEG, encoded by the exons ATGGTCGGCTATGACCCAGAGGCAAAGTGTGTCTCCACGgtggaagcagctgcagcaggatcAGCATCGGGCTTCGTCACTCGGGTCCTGATCAGCCCTTTGGACGTCATCAAGATCCGCTTTCAG cTTCAAATTGAGCGGCTCTCCTCCAAAACTCCAGGGGCTAAATATCATGGCATCTTGCAGGCTGTACGGTGCATATTCCAGGAGGAGGGGATGCTAGCCTTCTGGAAGGGTCACGTTCCTGCACAGCTCCTTTCAGTTGGCTATGGAGCTGTTCAG GTCTATCACAACCTTCACCACGCAGTGGTGACCATGTACCAGACAGAAGGGCCTCGGACTTTCTATAGAGGTCTGACCCCTACAGTCATTGCTGTCTTCCCATATGCTGGTTTCCAATTCTCCTTCTACAATATTCTGCAACAATTTTCAGAACGGATGATTCcagatgaaggaaaagaaggag gCAATGTTAAAAACCTTGTTtgtggcagctgtgctggaatCATCAGTAAAACCCTCACTTACCCTTTTGACCTAGTCAAAAAACGACTGCAAGTGGGTGGCTTTGAGCATGCCCGAGCAGCCTTTGGGCAG GTGCGGATATATAGGGGTCTACTGGACTGCATAAGGCAGATCATGCAAGAGGAGGGCCCGGGTGGATTCTTTAAGGGCCTTTCACCCAGCTTGCTGAAGGCTGCTGTCTCTACTGGTCTCATCTTCTTTACTTATGAGCtgttctgcagcctgctgtgtgcCCTGAAGAATGCAGACAGCCCTAAGAGGAAGGAAGGCTGA
- the SLC25A19 gene encoding mitochondrial thiamine pyrophosphate carrier isoform X2: protein MVGYDPEAKCVSTVEAAAAGSASGFVTRVLISPLDVIKIRFQLQIERLSSKTPGAKYHGILQAVRCIFQEEGMLAFWKGHVPAQLLSVGYGAVQFMAFESLTKLVHNVTSYNARNSFVHFICGGLSACTATVAVQPVDTLRTRFAAQGEPKVYHNLHHAVVTMYQTEGPRTFYRGLTPTVIAVFPYAGFQFSFYNILQQFSERMIPDEGKEGGNVKNLVCGSCAGIISKTLTYPFDLVKKRLQVGGFEHARAAFGQQISLYFKKLLKS from the exons ATGGTCGGCTATGACCCAGAGGCAAAGTGTGTCTCCACGgtggaagcagctgcagcaggatcAGCATCGGGCTTCGTCACTCGGGTCCTGATCAGCCCTTTGGACGTCATCAAGATCCGCTTTCAG cTTCAAATTGAGCGGCTCTCCTCCAAAACTCCAGGGGCTAAATATCATGGCATCTTGCAGGCTGTACGGTGCATATTCCAGGAGGAGGGGATGCTAGCCTTCTGGAAGGGTCACGTTCCTGCACAGCTCCTTTCAGTTGGCTATGGAGCTGTTCAG TTCATGGCTTTTGAAAGCTTGACCAAACTGGTGCACAACGTCACCTCATACAATGCCCGCAATTCCTTTGTGCACTTCATCTGTGGTGGACTATCAGCTTGCACAGCCACTGTTGCAGTTCAGCCTGTTGACACACTACGTACCCGTTTTGCTGCTCAGGGTGAGCCTAAG GTCTATCACAACCTTCACCACGCAGTGGTGACCATGTACCAGACAGAAGGGCCTCGGACTTTCTATAGAGGTCTGACCCCTACAGTCATTGCTGTCTTCCCATATGCTGGTTTCCAATTCTCCTTCTACAATATTCTGCAACAATTTTCAGAACGGATGATTCcagatgaaggaaaagaaggag gCAATGTTAAAAACCTTGTTtgtggcagctgtgctggaatCATCAGTAAAACCCTCACTTACCCTTTTGACCTAGTCAAAAAACGACTGCAAGTGGGTGGCTTTGAGCATGCCCGAGCAGCCTTTGGGCAG CAAATCAGTCTGTATTTCAAGAAACTCTTGAAATCTTAA
- the MRPS7 gene encoding 28S ribosomal protein S7, mitochondrial isoform X2: MAAPTAAGLCPRLRAWLPRLTQVRWSRYNPSFLEPEVNKELYQKPFNELSEEEKEKQELKAVHPIKAAPPSISSSVFSDPMISKFTNMMMKDGNKVLARSLMAQALKNCQPIIGLSNITRGGKTYQVPVPLKDNRKRFLAMKWLITECRENKHRRTLMPEKLSEELIQAFNNEGPIIKKKHVLHKMAEANRAYAHFRWW; this comes from the exons GCTGACACAGGTGAGATGGAGTCGCTACAACCCCAGCTTCCTAGAGCCAGAAGTGAACAAAGAATTGTATCAGAAACCTTTTAATGAGTtgtctgaagaggaaaaggaaaagcaagagcTTAAGGCTGTTCATCCCATAAAAGCAGCTCCTCCCAGTATCTCCAGCTCCGTTTTCAGCGATCCTATGATCAG TAAATTCACCAATATGATGATGAAGGATGGAAATAAAGTGCTGGCCAGAAGCCTCATGGCTCAG GCTCTGAAAAACTGCCAGCCTATCATTGGACTCAGCAACATCACAAGAGGTGGCAAAACCTACCAG GTCCCAGTCCCTTTGAAGGACAACCGGAAGCGCTTCTTGGCCATGAAGTGGTTAATCACCGAGTGCAGGGAGAACAAGCACCGCCGGACACTGATGCCTGAGAAGCTCTCTGAGGAGCTGATCCAGGCCTTCAACAATGAAGGACCCATCATCAAGAAGAAGCACGTGTTGCACAAGATGGCAGAGGCCAACCGGGCTTATGCCCACTTCCGCTGGTGGTAG
- the MIF4GD gene encoding MIF4G domain-containing protein: MGETSKEEYKIQSFDIETQKLLKTALKDPSNVDLDKVANIIVDQSLKDCVFSKEAGRICYTIIQAESKQGGQSIFRRSLLNRLQQEYKDREDLRNRSLQAWICYVTFICNIFDYLKVNNMPMLALVNPVYDCLFRLAQHDSLQKEEEVDCLVLQLHRVGEQLEKMNSQRMDELFSLLRDGFLLQEGLSSLSQLLLLEIIEFRAADWKMTDAAQKYYYSEVTD; this comes from the exons ATGGGGGAAACAAGCAAAGAAGAGTATAAAATACAGTCATTTGACATTGAGACTCAGAAGCTGCTGAAAACAGCACTCAAAG ACCCCAGCAATGTGGACCTGGACAAAGTGGCCAATATTATAGTTGACCAGTCCCTCAAAGACTGTGTGTTCAGCAAGGAAGCAGGGCGCATCTGCTACACCATCATCCAG GCAGAGAGCAAACAGGGTGGCCAGAGCATCTTCCGGAGGAGCCTGCTGAACCGGCTGCAGCAGGAGTACAAGGACAGAGAGGATCTGCGCAACCGGTCACTGCAGGCATGGATCTGCTATGTCACATTCATCTGCAACATCTTTGACTACCTTAAG GTGAACAACATGCCCATGTTGGCTTTGGTGAACCCTGTTTACGACTGTCTGTTCCGACTAGCACAACATGATAGCCtacagaaggaggaagag gTGGACTGCTTGGTCCTACAGCTCCATCGCGTTGGCGAACAGCTAGAGAAGATGAACTCCCAGCGGATGGATGAGCTCTTTTCCCTCCTTCGAGATGGCTTCCTTTTACAGGAGGGGCTCAGCTCCCtgtcccagctcctgctgctggagatCATTGAGTTTCGGGCTGCTGACTGGAAGATGACAGATGCCGCCCAGAAATATTATTATAGCGAAGTGACAGATTAA